A single genomic interval of Streptomyces luteogriseus harbors:
- a CDS encoding protein spdB encodes MRNVKTALPAVAMTAVSMVLTLAVVVMWLGGSMHWGVALVVGLGIDGGWLAALAYDRRLAAQGDHNAVVTGVGWGFGAIATGVLVAHAVGEDSPGPWLAVAWLPLAAKALWLVHGLWERTALTPDALEAIQGIQQEARDEAAVARARLRAEAATEETRLTAVTEAGARVARVQAKTAESLSGAWSVLEAARQGDGTARALTCVTERVTPASQPRWDLPVWGPIEPVAAIEAAPALSDDDLDRIVAELRASKTPPMSYRELAERFRRAGHSAGETRLRSSWRRVTGQAGEAA; translated from the coding sequence ATGCGCAACGTGAAGACCGCGCTCCCGGCCGTCGCCATGACGGCGGTGTCCATGGTCCTGACCCTGGCCGTGGTCGTGATGTGGCTGGGGGGCTCGATGCACTGGGGCGTAGCCCTGGTCGTCGGCCTGGGCATTGACGGCGGATGGCTCGCCGCCCTCGCCTACGACCGGCGCCTCGCCGCCCAGGGCGACCACAACGCCGTGGTGACCGGCGTCGGGTGGGGCTTCGGCGCAATCGCGACCGGCGTCCTGGTCGCCCACGCGGTCGGGGAGGACTCCCCCGGCCCGTGGCTGGCCGTCGCCTGGCTCCCCCTCGCGGCAAAGGCGCTCTGGCTCGTGCACGGGCTGTGGGAGCGCACCGCGCTCACCCCGGACGCCCTGGAAGCCATCCAGGGAATCCAGCAGGAAGCCCGCGACGAGGCAGCCGTGGCCCGTGCCCGGCTGCGGGCCGAAGCCGCCACCGAGGAGACCCGGTTGACGGCCGTGACGGAAGCCGGGGCACGTGTCGCACGCGTCCAGGCCAAGACCGCCGAGTCCCTCTCCGGGGCCTGGTCGGTGCTGGAGGCGGCCCGCCAAGGCGACGGCACCGCACGGGCTCTGACCTGCGTGACAGAGCGCGTCACGCCCGCGTCACAGCCCCGATGGGACCTCCCCGTCTGGGGGCCAATCGAGCCGGTGGCCGCCATCGAGGCCGCGCCCGCGCTGAGCGACGACGACCTCGACCGGATCGTCGCGGAGCTCCGCGCCAGCAAGACCCCGCCCATGTCGTACCGCGAGCTCGCCGAGCGCTTCCGCCGGGCGGGCCACAGTGCCGGGGAGACCCGGCTCCGGTCCTCCTGGCGGCGCGTCACCGGCCAGGCCGGGGAGGCGGCGTGA